Proteins encoded together in one Thermovenabulum gondwanense window:
- a CDS encoding TraR/DksA C4-type zinc finger protein gives MKNPDYYKKKLLDLKQELESQIDTLNKRGSDALKESVGELSSYDNHPSDLGNETFEREKDLGIRDNARIMLIKVNNALKKLEEGNYGICESCGKKIEEERLEIIPYTTLCADCNRKEEKDLSRRSRPVEEETLSFPFGRSFLNDTEYAAYDGEDAWQDVARYGTANTPQDEPGSRDYKDVYTDGNERRGITDRADKIIKNNDIDENEKNELGR, from the coding sequence ATGAAAAACCCGGATTATTACAAAAAAAAACTATTGGATTTAAAACAGGAATTGGAGTCTCAAATAGATACATTAAATAAAAGAGGTTCGGATGCTTTGAAAGAATCCGTCGGAGAACTATCTTCTTACGATAATCATCCGTCGGATTTGGGCAATGAAACTTTTGAAAGGGAAAAAGATCTTGGTATCAGAGATAATGCAAGAATTATGCTTATTAAGGTAAATAACGCTTTGAAGAAATTGGAAGAAGGAAATTACGGTATTTGCGAAAGCTGCGGCAAAAAAATAGAGGAAGAAAGGTTGGAAATTATTCCTTACACCACCCTGTGCGCCGATTGCAATAGAAAGGAAGAGAAGGATTTATCAAGAAGGTCAAGACCGGTGGAAGAGGAAACATTGAGCTTTCCTTTTGGTCGAAGCTTTCTTAATGATACCGAATATGCTGCTTATGATGGAGAAGATGCATGGCAGGATGTAGCCCGTTACGGCACGGCAAACACTCCCCAGGATGAACCTGGAAGCAGGGATTATAAAGATGTATATACTGATGGAAATGAAAGGAGGGGAATTACCGATAGGGCAGATAAAATCATAAAAAACAA